Proteins co-encoded in one Capnocytophaga ochracea DSM 7271 genomic window:
- a CDS encoding hotdog family protein, protein MLKEFYTLNSLKKQDAENYLCTLTLNPQHAIFKGHFPGNPITPGVCMMQIIKNLTEEITGHKLFLAKTTNVKFMALINPITHPILQLTLAIQHKDADIQVKNTTSFDETVALKLTNLYKIVS, encoded by the coding sequence ATGTTAAAAGAATTTTATACCCTCAATAGCTTAAAAAAGCAAGACGCAGAAAACTATCTCTGCACTCTTACCCTCAACCCTCAACACGCTATCTTCAAAGGGCATTTTCCTGGTAATCCTATTACACCAGGGGTGTGTATGATGCAAATAATCAAGAACCTTACCGAGGAAATTACAGGGCATAAACTCTTTTTAGCCAAAACTACCAATGTGAAGTTTATGGCGCTTATCAACCCCATTACTCACCCTATTTTGCAACTTACACTCGCCATTCAGCATAAAGATGCCGATATACAAGTGAAAAATACCACTTCCTTTGATGAAACGGTAGCACTAAAACTTACGAATTTGTATAAAATAGTATCTTAA
- a CDS encoding MATE family efflux transporter — MSLSSYTKEFKYNFKIAYPIILGMLGHTLVGFVDNVMVGKVGITELGAAALGNTAIFIAMSFAIGFSVASTSLVAMADEAGDKPTAQSILNHGMVLNVILGVVLFLLLFFVEPVMRYTGQSEKVIELAVPYTHLVAFSLIPLGVFTTFKQFADGLSMTKYAMYVTILANLLNVFLNYLFIYGNWGCPKLGVLGAGIGTLVSRIVMPIMLFFMLKNLEKSREYVMSISFKNMQQAMYKKITALGLPTAMQMIFETGIFTAAIWISGMLGENHLSANQIALNLSSMTFMVANGLGITAMIRVGNQLGARNYANLRRVAISVFLLVLCTQVFFALLLAVFRTWLPSLYLEMDNIEKLANNTLVIGEATNLLLIAAIFQISDGMQVTALGALRGVQDAKVPMYITFVAYWLIAFPILYVLGVHTNLGTMGIWIGLLTGLTVAAVCLLYRFNRISLQLIANRHQYTS, encoded by the coding sequence ATGAGCCTATCAAGTTATACAAAAGAATTCAAATACAACTTTAAAATTGCTTACCCCATCATATTAGGAATGCTCGGGCACACCCTTGTTGGGTTCGTAGATAATGTAATGGTAGGTAAAGTAGGTATTACCGAACTCGGAGCTGCTGCTCTGGGTAATACCGCTATATTCATTGCAATGTCGTTTGCCATTGGTTTTTCTGTTGCTAGTACTTCCTTAGTAGCAATGGCTGATGAAGCAGGTGATAAACCAACTGCTCAGTCTATTCTCAATCACGGAATGGTACTCAATGTAATATTAGGAGTAGTACTCTTCCTTTTATTGTTTTTTGTAGAACCTGTGATGCGCTATACAGGACAAAGCGAGAAAGTAATAGAGTTGGCAGTACCCTACACCCATTTGGTAGCTTTTTCGCTTATTCCATTGGGTGTTTTCACTACCTTCAAGCAGTTTGCCGATGGCTTATCAATGACCAAATATGCTATGTATGTTACTATCTTAGCAAACTTGCTAAACGTCTTTCTAAACTATCTTTTTATTTATGGTAATTGGGGTTGCCCGAAATTAGGAGTGTTAGGCGCTGGTATTGGCACCTTAGTATCACGAATTGTAATGCCTATAATGCTTTTCTTTATGCTGAAAAACTTAGAGAAGTCGCGTGAATATGTTATGAGTATCAGTTTTAAGAATATGCAACAAGCAATGTACAAAAAGATAACTGCTCTCGGACTCCCTACCGCTATGCAAATGATTTTTGAAACAGGTATCTTTACCGCAGCTATTTGGATAAGCGGTATGCTGGGCGAAAATCATTTATCAGCAAACCAAATTGCGCTCAACTTATCGAGTATGACTTTTATGGTTGCTAATGGCTTAGGAATTACCGCTATGATACGTGTAGGAAATCAATTAGGAGCGAGAAACTATGCTAATTTGCGTAGAGTAGCTATTTCGGTATTTCTGTTAGTACTCTGCACACAAGTATTTTTTGCCCTTCTTTTAGCGGTATTTCGCACTTGGTTACCGTCATTGTACTTAGAGATGGATAACATAGAAAAATTAGCTAATAATACTCTAGTAATAGGCGAAGCTACCAATCTCTTGCTCATTGCAGCTATTTTTCAAATATCCGATGGAATGCAAGTAACAGCTCTTGGTGCCTTACGTGGAGTACAAGATGCTAAAGTGCCTATGTACATCACTTTTGTAGCCTATTGGCTGATTGCCTTCCCTATTCTTTATGTGTTAGGCGTTCATACCAATTTAGGTACTATGGGTATTTGGATTGGCTTGCTCACCGGTCTCACAGTCGCTGCTGTTTGTCTTTTGTATAGGTTTAACCGTATCAGCTTACAACTGATAGCCAACAGACACCAATATACTTCTTAA
- a CDS encoding S46 family peptidase → MKKISLILLAFLLLTPIAKADEGMWFLMFIERLNQRDMQKLGLQLTAQEIYSINNNSLKDAIVQFNGGCTASIISKDGLVLTNHHCGYGNIAQLSTPENNHLKNGFWARSHAEELSPKQSFVRFFVRMDNVTDRMLSVVKPSMNEKEREAALNQEMAKIQKENSEGGKYVVSVRPFFQGNEYYYFVYQDFKDVRLVGTPPESIGKFGGDTDNWEWPRQTGDFSLFRVYTDKDGNAADYSPNNVPLKAKRYLKVSLKGVQDKDFAMIMGYPGRTNRWESSYWVDQNVKYAYPAWVEASKTAMDAMKRFMDKDDAVRLQYASQYSSIANYWKNRQGMIDALTAHKTAATKRKTEAIFAKWANKAENKAEYGDVLNTLSNFFEKTNAKSADENYLGMLWRASFFVKIPTRYISLVSNAKKGGMPTDELEKRVDDLLTEYDKVNLDVEKAILADMLKLYTNKGTDVPSELKTIKTQYKGDFNKYVEELLAKSIYRSKETAKEGVFPKNKVFQNEKQINMALASDPILALSIALFVNYRNPSEEQLSLEDSYAKAFRKFIKGMRDSKISTILYPDANSTLRLTYGTVIPLAADKRNPDVKKNYYTTFNTLMAKYKKGDAEFDMPQRMLDLYKKKEFGRYIDKDGSMHVNFLTNNDITGGNSGSPVMNGKGELIGLAFDGNIEAMAGDVIFDKQLQRTINVDIRYVLWVIDIYAGAKNIINEIETVQ, encoded by the coding sequence ATGAAGAAAATCAGTCTTATACTGTTGGCTTTTTTATTGCTCACTCCCATAGCAAAAGCCGACGAAGGAATGTGGTTTTTGATGTTCATCGAACGTCTCAACCAAAGAGATATGCAGAAGTTAGGCTTACAACTCACTGCTCAAGAAATTTATAGCATCAATAATAACAGTCTCAAAGATGCTATCGTACAATTTAATGGAGGTTGTACTGCGAGTATCATCTCCAAAGATGGCTTAGTGCTCACCAACCACCATTGTGGCTATGGCAATATCGCTCAGCTCTCCACACCTGAAAACAACCATCTAAAAAACGGATTCTGGGCACGCTCTCACGCCGAAGAACTTTCTCCTAAGCAATCATTCGTGCGTTTCTTTGTGCGTATGGACAATGTAACCGACCGTATGCTATCAGTGGTAAAACCTTCAATGAACGAAAAAGAACGCGAAGCTGCTCTTAACCAAGAAATGGCTAAAATACAAAAAGAGAACAGCGAAGGGGGTAAATACGTAGTTTCAGTACGTCCATTCTTCCAAGGTAATGAATATTATTACTTCGTATACCAAGATTTTAAAGATGTACGACTTGTAGGTACGCCTCCTGAAAGCATTGGAAAATTCGGTGGCGATACCGATAATTGGGAATGGCCTCGCCAAACAGGCGACTTCTCACTTTTCCGCGTTTACACTGATAAAGACGGTAATGCCGCCGACTATTCACCTAATAACGTACCTCTTAAAGCAAAACGTTATCTTAAAGTGAGCCTTAAAGGCGTGCAAGATAAAGATTTTGCAATGATTATGGGATACCCAGGACGTACCAACCGTTGGGAAAGCTCTTATTGGGTAGACCAAAACGTAAAATATGCCTATCCTGCGTGGGTAGAAGCCTCTAAAACAGCTATGGACGCAATGAAGCGCTTTATGGATAAAGACGATGCTGTACGCTTGCAATACGCTTCACAATATTCAAGCATTGCCAATTATTGGAAAAACCGCCAAGGTATGATTGATGCACTTACGGCTCATAAAACAGCAGCTACTAAGCGTAAAACCGAAGCTATTTTCGCCAAATGGGCTAATAAAGCTGAAAATAAGGCTGAATATGGCGACGTACTGAACACTTTATCTAATTTCTTTGAAAAAACCAATGCTAAATCAGCCGATGAGAATTATTTGGGTATGCTATGGCGTGCTTCTTTCTTCGTAAAGATTCCTACACGTTACATTAGCTTGGTAAGTAATGCTAAAAAAGGTGGTATGCCTACCGACGAATTGGAGAAAAGAGTGGACGACCTACTCACTGAGTACGATAAAGTAAACTTAGACGTAGAAAAGGCTATCCTTGCCGATATGCTGAAATTATACACTAACAAAGGTACTGATGTCCCCTCTGAACTCAAAACTATTAAAACACAGTACAAGGGTGATTTTAACAAATACGTAGAAGAGCTTTTGGCTAAGAGTATCTACCGTAGCAAAGAAACTGCTAAAGAAGGTGTTTTTCCTAAAAACAAAGTCTTTCAAAATGAAAAGCAGATAAATATGGCTTTAGCAAGCGACCCTATTTTAGCACTTTCTATAGCACTTTTTGTTAACTATCGCAACCCTTCAGAAGAACAACTTAGCTTAGAAGACAGCTATGCCAAAGCCTTCCGCAAGTTCATAAAAGGTATGCGCGATTCTAAAATCAGTACTATCTTGTATCCCGATGCCAATTCTACCCTGCGCCTTACCTATGGTACGGTCATTCCATTGGCTGCCGATAAACGCAACCCCGATGTGAAGAAGAACTACTATACTACCTTCAATACCCTAATGGCAAAGTACAAAAAAGGCGATGCCGAATTTGATATGCCACAGCGTATGCTCGACCTTTATAAGAAGAAAGAGTTTGGAAGGTATATAGACAAAGACGGTTCTATGCACGTAAACTTCCTTACTAATAACGATATCACAGGTGGTAACTCAGGTTCGCCTGTAATGAATGGTAAAGGAGAACTCATAGGGCTTGCTTTCGACGGCAATATCGAAGCAATGGCAGGCGATGTAATCTTCGACAAACAACTACAACGCACTATCAACGTAGATATCCGCTACGTCCTCTGGGTAATCGATATTTATGCCGGAGCCAAGAACATTATAAATGAAATAGAAACAGTACAGTAG
- the mtaB gene encoding tRNA (N(6)-L-threonylcarbamoyladenosine(37)-C(2))-methylthiotransferase MtaB has product MKKVAFYTLGCKLNFSETSTIARSFEEEGYQRVDFDDPADIYVINTCSVTENADKQFKQIVRKALKTNPKAFLAAVGCYAQLKPEELASVDGVDLVLGAKEKFNITQYIDDLTKNNEGVVHSCEISETDFYVGSYSIGDRTRAFLKVQDGCDYKCTYCTIPMARGISRSDTIENIIANAKKISDKGIKEIVLTGVNIGDYGKGEFGNKKHEHTFLELVQALDKVEGIERLRISSIEPNLIKDETIDFIAQSKSFVPHFHIPLQSGSNEILKKMKRRYLRELYVSRVAKIREVMPDACIGVDVIVGFPGETDEHFLETYYFLNDLDISYLHVFTYSERDNTEAVLMDGVVPDAVRAKRSKMLRGLSAKKRNAFYTSQLGKEKTVLFESDNKQGYIHGFTENYVKVKAPWDPSLVNTLHKVKLTKIDADGMVRFEFV; this is encoded by the coding sequence ATGAAGAAAGTAGCATTTTATACTTTGGGTTGCAAACTGAACTTCTCGGAAACTTCAACTATTGCGCGGAGCTTTGAAGAAGAAGGCTACCAGCGCGTAGATTTTGACGATCCTGCTGATATATATGTCATCAATACTTGTTCGGTAACTGAAAATGCTGACAAGCAATTCAAACAAATCGTACGTAAAGCACTGAAAACAAACCCTAAAGCATTCTTGGCGGCAGTGGGTTGTTATGCCCAACTGAAACCCGAAGAACTCGCTTCGGTAGATGGGGTAGATTTGGTATTGGGAGCAAAAGAAAAGTTCAACATTACCCAATATATCGACGACCTTACCAAAAACAATGAGGGTGTGGTACACTCCTGCGAGATTTCGGAAACTGATTTCTATGTGGGGAGCTACTCTATTGGAGACCGTACGAGGGCTTTCCTAAAAGTGCAGGACGGTTGCGACTATAAATGCACTTACTGTACCATACCGATGGCACGAGGTATTTCGCGCAGTGATACTATTGAAAATATCATTGCTAATGCTAAGAAAATTTCGGATAAAGGTATCAAAGAAATTGTGCTTACGGGCGTGAACATAGGTGATTACGGCAAGGGAGAATTTGGCAACAAAAAGCACGAGCATACCTTTTTGGAACTTGTGCAAGCCCTTGATAAGGTTGAAGGCATAGAGCGTCTGCGCATCTCATCGATTGAGCCGAATCTCATTAAGGACGAAACAATCGACTTTATAGCGCAATCTAAGAGCTTTGTGCCTCACTTTCACATTCCGTTACAAAGTGGAAGTAATGAAATTCTCAAAAAGATGAAACGCCGCTACCTGCGTGAGCTTTATGTGAGTAGAGTAGCCAAAATACGCGAAGTGATGCCCGATGCTTGCATAGGGGTAGATGTAATTGTAGGCTTTCCGGGGGAGACCGATGAGCACTTCTTGGAAACGTATTACTTCCTGAATGATTTGGACATCTCGTATCTGCACGTATTTACTTATTCCGAGCGCGACAATACTGAGGCGGTGCTAATGGACGGGGTAGTGCCCGATGCCGTACGCGCTAAACGCAGTAAGATGTTACGTGGACTCTCGGCAAAGAAACGCAATGCCTTTTATACGAGTCAGCTGGGAAAAGAGAAGACTGTGCTTTTTGAGAGCGACAACAAACAGGGTTACATTCACGGATTTACTGAGAATTATGTAAAGGTAAAAGCCCCGTGGGATCCTTCCTTAGTGAATACATTGCACAAAGTAAAGCTCACTAAGATAGATGCAGACGGTATGGTAAGATTTGAATTTGTTTAA
- a CDS encoding trimeric intracellular cation channel family protein, with amino-acid sequence MEDFINVLSQIDQIYLWDLIGTAVFGISGVLVGLERRMDIFGMLILAFVTGVGGGTLRDIMIGSVPVFWMNNLTYILMIVISVVITVVFKKQFSEHWSKSLMVFDTIGLGVFTIIGIEKALRFGLSPTIAIILGTMTGSFGGVIRDILANKLPAVFHKEIYATACIAGGTVYFLIDNFVNHNLVVFITIIVVIAVRLLSVKYHWELPKF; translated from the coding sequence ATGGAAGATTTTATTAATGTACTATCACAGATAGACCAGATTTATCTCTGGGACTTAATAGGAACGGCTGTATTTGGTATTTCGGGCGTGTTAGTGGGGTTAGAACGCCGTATGGACATATTTGGAATGCTTATTTTAGCCTTTGTAACAGGGGTAGGAGGGGGAACGCTCCGCGATATTATGATAGGCAGTGTACCGGTATTCTGGATGAACAATCTTACGTATATATTGATGATAGTCATTAGTGTAGTGATTACCGTTGTTTTCAAAAAGCAATTCTCTGAGCATTGGAGCAAATCGCTGATGGTGTTTGATACTATAGGGCTGGGAGTGTTTACTATCATCGGGATAGAAAAAGCATTGCGTTTTGGCTTGTCGCCTACTATTGCTATCATCTTAGGTACGATGACAGGTAGCTTCGGAGGAGTTATTCGGGATATATTAGCCAACAAACTACCTGCTGTCTTCCACAAAGAGATTTACGCAACGGCTTGCATAGCAGGAGGTACTGTTTATTTCCTTATTGATAACTTTGTAAATCACAACTTAGTAGTATTTATTACCATAATAGTAGTTATAGCTGTGCGATTGCTATCGGTAAAATACCATTGGGAGTTGCCGAAGTTTTAA
- a CDS encoding ABC transporter ATP-binding protein encodes MAHLRHIRKYFYKYKYHLLLGILITIVSRVFSLFMPRYVKNSIAAIEDFAKSANKDASQMTSLLIEYALIIIGTTIISAVLMFFMRQLIINVSRYIEYDMKNEIFKKYEQLSLSFYKRNRVGDLMNRISEDVSKVRMYAGPAIMYSVQTITLFACVIPLMFIISPKLTIYTLIPLPILSLLIYKMSKKINIETMKVQAYLSDLSTFSQETFSGIGVIKSYNNEAATDAQLAVLAEDGRQKNIKLAKIQAFFIPTMILMIGLSLIFVIFIGGKLYYTGEIQSIGVIVEFSIYVMMLTWPVATVGWVSSIVQQAEASQKRINEFLSEVPQIRNQVGELTPIKGDITFDKVFFRYEDTGIEALKDVSFHIEAGQTVAVIGKTGSGKTTLLDLIARMYDANQGEVLIGGKPVRELNLHSLRRAISVVPQENFLFSDTIRNNLRFGNKNATEEQIIQACQKAVVHNNITEFTHQYDSVLGERGVSLSGGQRQRVAIARALLKEAEIYLLDDCLSAVDTDTEEKILTNLRDTLKGKTVIIVSHRVSITKYADKILMLDKGKLVEQGTKDELLARNGAFKAFYDSQTI; translated from the coding sequence ATGGCACATCTGAGACATATACGTAAATATTTTTATAAATATAAATACCACTTACTACTTGGGATACTCATTACCATAGTGTCGCGAGTGTTTTCACTCTTTATGCCGCGATATGTAAAAAACTCTATCGCAGCCATTGAGGACTTTGCTAAATCGGCTAACAAAGATGCCTCACAAATGACTTCCTTACTTATAGAATACGCACTTATTATCATCGGTACAACTATCATATCGGCGGTGCTGATGTTCTTTATGCGTCAGCTTATCATCAATGTATCTCGTTACATCGAATACGATATGAAAAACGAGATATTTAAGAAATATGAACAGTTATCGCTTAGCTTCTACAAGCGCAACCGAGTAGGTGACCTGATGAACCGTATCAGCGAGGATGTATCGAAAGTGCGTATGTACGCAGGTCCTGCTATTATGTATAGTGTGCAAACTATTACACTTTTTGCTTGCGTAATTCCGCTAATGTTTATCATCTCTCCCAAACTTACTATCTACACCCTTATCCCATTGCCTATTCTCTCTTTGCTTATCTACAAAATGAGCAAAAAGATTAATATCGAAACGATGAAGGTACAAGCCTACCTATCTGACCTTTCTACTTTCTCGCAAGAAACTTTCTCAGGTATCGGGGTGATAAAATCGTATAATAATGAGGCGGCTACCGATGCGCAATTAGCAGTACTCGCCGAAGATGGTCGTCAGAAAAACATCAAGCTCGCTAAGATACAGGCTTTCTTTATCCCTACAATGATACTGATGATAGGATTGAGCCTTATCTTTGTAATCTTTATTGGGGGAAAGCTCTATTACACCGGTGAAATACAATCTATTGGAGTAATTGTAGAGTTCAGTATTTACGTGATGATGCTCACTTGGCCTGTGGCTACCGTAGGTTGGGTAAGTTCTATTGTACAACAAGCAGAAGCCTCACAAAAGCGCATCAACGAGTTTCTTTCCGAAGTACCTCAGATACGCAATCAGGTAGGAGAGCTTACGCCTATTAAAGGAGATATTACATTTGATAAAGTATTTTTCCGTTATGAAGATACGGGGATAGAAGCTCTCAAAGATGTATCTTTCCATATAGAAGCAGGACAAACAGTAGCCGTTATAGGCAAAACCGGTAGTGGTAAGACTACATTGTTAGACCTCATTGCACGTATGTACGATGCAAATCAGGGTGAAGTACTGATAGGAGGCAAACCCGTAAGAGAATTGAATCTACACAGCTTGCGCAGAGCCATTTCGGTAGTGCCACAAGAGAACTTTTTGTTTTCGGACACTATTCGCAACAATCTGCGCTTTGGCAATAAAAATGCTACCGAAGAACAGATAATACAAGCCTGCCAAAAAGCAGTGGTACACAACAATATTACAGAGTTCACCCATCAATACGACTCGGTGCTTGGAGAGCGCGGGGTATCACTCAGTGGCGGGCAACGCCAACGAGTAGCTATCGCAAGAGCATTGCTTAAAGAAGCCGAAATTTATTTGTTAGACGATTGTTTATCAGCCGTAGATACTGATACCGAAGAGAAGATTTTAACTAATTTGCGCGATACCTTAAAAGGCAAGACCGTAATTATAGTGAGTCATCGTGTGTCTATCACTAAATACGCCGATAAAATACTGATGCTCGACAAAGGAAAATTAGTAGAACAAGGTACCAAAGATGAGCTATTGGCACGAAATGGTGCTTTTAAAGCTTTTTATGATTCACAAACGATATAA
- a CDS encoding isochorismate synthase, with the protein MKIKTEDYISFEELLKQVQHKYAEHLPFVCYKPPYHTSVILLQQEDDTLHFFNADKEEQEGFVFAPFDANEPAVIITANKVTVSHLPTQSIVENTNIDILEDTEAEKQKHIGLVTKAIDEIHRGHFEKVVLSRKITIKEVVNPFKSFANMVTRYPSAFCYLFYHPKVGTWMAATPETLFRGNGEDFCTMALAGTQPFKEGEIHWHTKEKEEQQIVTDTIVQQLQEYVNELEVSAVKTVQAGNVMHLCTEIKGKIAPDKVYELIKRLHPTPAVCGYPTEEARTFIIENELYKRQYYTGYCGWVSSNNQAFYVNLRCMQITDNEAYLYVGGGITKDSIPEKEYEETQNKTQTMKSVISVEK; encoded by the coding sequence ATGAAGATTAAAACTGAAGATTATATTTCATTTGAAGAACTTTTAAAACAAGTACAGCACAAATATGCTGAACACTTACCTTTTGTGTGCTACAAGCCCCCTTATCACACTTCAGTAATATTGTTGCAACAAGAAGATGATACACTTCATTTTTTTAACGCTGATAAAGAAGAACAAGAGGGATTTGTTTTCGCTCCTTTCGATGCTAACGAACCTGCTGTTATCATCACTGCTAACAAAGTTACCGTAAGTCATTTGCCTACACAATCGATTGTAGAAAATACTAATATTGATATTTTAGAAGATACCGAAGCTGAAAAACAAAAGCACATAGGTTTAGTAACCAAAGCTATTGATGAGATACACAGAGGTCATTTTGAGAAAGTGGTTCTTTCGCGCAAGATAACTATCAAAGAAGTGGTAAATCCGTTTAAGAGCTTTGCCAATATGGTAACACGATATCCTTCGGCATTTTGCTATTTGTTTTATCACCCAAAAGTAGGAACTTGGATGGCTGCTACGCCCGAAACACTCTTCCGCGGTAATGGCGAAGATTTTTGCACAATGGCATTAGCAGGGACACAACCTTTTAAAGAAGGTGAGATACATTGGCATACTAAGGAAAAAGAAGAACAGCAAATAGTTACTGATACCATCGTGCAGCAGTTACAAGAGTATGTTAATGAACTTGAAGTTTCAGCAGTTAAAACTGTGCAAGCAGGAAATGTGATGCATTTATGTACTGAAATTAAAGGAAAGATAGCTCCTGATAAAGTATATGAGTTAATAAAACGTCTGCACCCTACACCAGCCGTCTGTGGTTATCCTACTGAGGAAGCTCGCACTTTTATTATAGAAAACGAACTTTATAAAAGGCAATATTACACAGGCTATTGTGGCTGGGTGTCCAGCAATAACCAAGCATTCTATGTGAATTTGCGTTGTATGCAAATCACTGATAACGAAGCCTATTTGTATGTAGGTGGAGGTATTACCAAAGACTCCATTCCTGAAAAAGAATATGAGGAAACACAGAACAAAACGCAAACAATGAAATCGGTAATTTCTGTTGAAAAATAG
- a CDS encoding DUF4369 domain-containing protein, whose translation MKRIVMAMSALLMIACDKEDKNTMIVEGNIDGLKVGTIYLQQFVNDKLTNIDSVVANGNGKFTFKRHLESPEVFFIYLDLKKQAGTDLGDRLMFFGEPKQITINSSYDMFEVKANISGSQSQKDYGEYAHTMRQFGMRNAELLEQQVNAFKAGNTTLADSLNAASEKNNFRRHLFVLNYALTHPDSYITPYVVLVDAPNTRVKYLDSIYGKLNKEVANSKYGKEFKNYIEEARKAEKEMEK comes from the coding sequence ATGAAAAGAATAGTAATGGCAATGTCCGCACTATTGATGATAGCTTGCGACAAGGAAGACAAGAACACAATGATCGTGGAAGGAAATATCGACGGATTGAAGGTGGGTACTATCTACCTACAACAATTCGTAAACGATAAGCTCACCAATATCGATTCGGTAGTGGCAAATGGTAATGGTAAGTTTACCTTCAAACGACACTTAGAGAGTCCTGAAGTGTTTTTTATTTACCTCGATTTAAAAAAACAAGCAGGTACCGACCTCGGTGACCGCCTAATGTTCTTTGGTGAACCTAAGCAGATTACTATTAACAGTTCTTATGATATGTTTGAAGTGAAAGCCAATATCAGTGGTTCGCAATCGCAAAAGGATTATGGAGAGTATGCCCACACTATGCGACAGTTCGGAATGCGCAATGCTGAACTCCTTGAACAGCAAGTGAATGCTTTTAAGGCGGGTAATACAACCTTAGCTGACTCGCTGAATGCAGCATCGGAGAAAAATAACTTCCGTCGTCACCTCTTTGTGCTGAACTATGCCCTCACGCACCCCGATTCGTATATCACCCCTTATGTGGTATTGGTTGATGCCCCCAATACTCGCGTAAAATACTTAGATTCTATTTATGGAAAGCTCAATAAAGAGGTTGCCAATTCTAAATACGGCAAAGAGTTCAAAAACTATATAGAAGAAGCTCGCAAGGCAGAAAAAGAAATGGAGAAGTGA
- a CDS encoding acyltransferase family protein, with translation MKERNPLIDVLKGFAIILVVIGHASQWFSGDDRTNPLYVTIYAFHMPLFMFLSGYVNFNIRGELNLSKRFQVLVIPFFVWFLISATYHGYILNIEKVWEHLCVLIYKPTQGMWFLWLLFWECALLYLALKINKHREIWVMIGLWSILIFLHRVTGAQPIFYGLPELCWYFIYFSLGYATHKYKPQALKVLRPMGWVSFIAFPLLLLFPVDKTHYILHSLRLYALALTGIAASYVLWEWCCRSENKATQCLKYLGGISLEIYVTHYYMRFLVVYIKEYISDNFYLNVAIFTVLAIIACDIIQRLVQRIKWLRRILYGRF, from the coding sequence ATGAAAGAACGCAACCCTCTTATCGATGTGCTCAAAGGTTTTGCTATCATCTTGGTAGTGATAGGGCACGCTTCGCAATGGTTTTCGGGTGATGACCGCACCAACCCCTTGTATGTAACCATTTACGCTTTCCATATGCCCCTTTTTATGTTTCTTTCAGGCTATGTAAACTTCAATATTCGTGGCGAACTGAACCTCAGCAAACGCTTTCAGGTGTTGGTGATTCCTTTCTTCGTCTGGTTTTTAATTTCTGCCACCTATCACGGTTATATCCTCAATATAGAAAAAGTATGGGAACATCTTTGCGTGCTCATTTATAAACCCACACAAGGAATGTGGTTCTTGTGGTTGCTATTTTGGGAGTGTGCCTTGCTCTATCTGGCTTTGAAGATTAATAAACATCGTGAAATATGGGTGATGATAGGTCTCTGGAGCATTCTCATCTTCTTGCACCGAGTTACAGGAGCACAACCTATCTTTTATGGATTGCCCGAATTGTGTTGGTATTTCATCTATTTTTCATTGGGTTACGCCACACACAAGTACAAACCTCAAGCACTGAAAGTTCTGCGCCCTATGGGTTGGGTGAGCTTTATTGCCTTTCCGCTCCTATTGCTCTTCCCTGTCGATAAAACTCATTACATACTCCACTCTCTCCGTTTGTATGCTTTAGCACTTACGGGTATCGCTGCTTCTTATGTTTTATGGGAATGGTGCTGCCGTTCTGAAAATAAGGCAACACAATGTTTGAAGTATTTAGGAGGCATTTCTTTAGAAATATACGTCACCCACTATTATATGCGCTTCTTAGTAGTTTACATCAAAGAATATATAAGCGATAATTTCTATTTGAACGTAGCTATATTTACCGTTTTAGCCATCATCGCTTGCGATATAATACAACGATTGGTACAGCGCATAAAATGGCTAAGAAGAATACTCTACGGCAGATTTTAG